Below is a genomic region from Echinicola rosea.
TATATTCCCTGCTTACCCAGAAAGCAAAAAGGACAAAATGGCTACAGAAAGCCACAATCCCGACACTTTTTACCTCCAGGCCATCCACAAAGTCAAGACCACATTCCCTGAAGCATGCATCATGACCGACGTCGCGATGGATCCTTACAGCTCGGACGGCCATGACGGCATTGTCGAAGACGGCAAGATCCTGAACGACGAAACACTGGAAGTACTCGGCAAAATGTCCGTAGCACAGGCACAGGCCGGAGCAGACATCATCGGCCCCTCCGACATGATGGACGGTCGCGTAGGCCACCTCCGCAAAGCACTGGACAATGCAGGTCACACGGAGGTATCCATCATGTCCTATACCGCAAAATATGCGAGTGCCTTTTACAACCCGTTCCGGGACGCCTTGGACTCTGCTCCGAAAGCAGGGGACAAAAAGACCTATCAAATGGATCCTGCCAATCTCCATGAAGCCCTCATAGAAGCAGAACTTGACGAAGCAGAAGGCGCGGACTTCCTAATGATCAAACCTGCATTGGCCTATCTGGATGTCATCAGGCTCTTAAAGGAAAACTCCAACTTGCCCATCGCCGCCTATAATGTAAGCGGTGAATACTCCATGATCAAAGCTGCCCACGAAAAAGGATGGCTGGACGGAGAGAGGGCCATGTTAGAATCCCTGCTAAGCATCAAAAGAGCAGGAGCCAACATCATCCTGAGTTATTTTGCCAAAGAATACGCAAAGCTTCGCAAATAACACCTCTTCTACCAGAAACACATAAAGGCCGACCATTGTTAGATGGTCGGCCTTTATTTTTTAATGCATTCCTATCCAATTCACACCAAAATCAGAGAATTAGGTTGTTTTTTAAACCTCCCATGAATAAAATCATAAACCGTAATAAATTCCGGTAAACAAGATATACCCCATATTTTCAAAAAATCCCGCGCCACCATACCGGACATCACTCACTTTTTAAAATAAAAAAACAGTTATACACTCAAATACCCCACAATACCACCGCATTAACAATCATCTTAAGATAAAATTCTGAATTTATTTTAAAGTTTTAAAAACACCATTCATTTTCATTTTTCGCAAGTTTTTAAGGTTTTTAAGTTACAAAAATACCCATAAAACTTACTTTTTATGTTAATTTGTTAATTATTGGTTTGTTTTTTTACTTAAAAAATATCTACCTTTAGATCATTAAATAATCGCTAACCCATAAAAAATTTCGAAAAATAAGTCTACTTAAACATTCAACTGTATGAAATGGAGTTTTAATGACCTCGCTCAAGTGAGCACCGATGCTTTAGCACAAGGAGCAGATCTCTCAGCTGACATCACCCAAAACCTACTCACTACTAACAACGTGTGGATGATGCTATCCACCGCACTCGTATTTATCATGCACCTGGGTTTTGCAGGTGTGGAAGCCGGTTTTGGCCAAGCCAAAAACACGGTAAACATTCTATTCAAAAACACGGTGACTCCTATTATAGGAATTGTCACTTACGCGATTTGCGGATTTTTTCTGATGTATCCTGGATTTGACGTACCGGGATGGTTCGGATTTGACGGTGCCGGCTGGAGCATGTTCTGGTTTGCCCCTGAGAATGCTGATGTATCTGCCGACTATGCAGGTGCAGGTTACACCTATTGGACAGATTTCTTGTTTCAGGCGATGTTTGCCGCCACTGCAGCGACTATCGTATCGGGAGCCATTGCCGAGCGTGTAAAGCTGGGCGCCTACCTACTCTTTACCATCATATATGTAGGGATCGTCTACCCAATTATCGGAAGCTGGAAATGGGGCGGAGGTATGCTCGACAGCTGGGGATTCTACGATTTTGCAGGTTCCACGCTCGTCCACTCCGTAGGTGGCTGGGGAGCCCTTGCTGGTGTGATCTTGGTAGGACCACGTATTGGTAAATACGTAAACGGCAAGACCGTGGATAAGCCAGGCGCCAGTGTACCATTGGCCGTCATCGGGGTATTCTTGCTATGGTTAGGCTGGTTCGGCTTTAACGGTGGCTCCGTACTTTCTGCAGACCCTGCGTTGGTATCCTTTGTATTGGTGACCACTTCCCTTGCAGCTTGTGCAGGTGGACTGGGAGGCTTCTTGGCAGGTTACTTTGTATTCAAAAGACTGGACTTGGGAATGGTGCTTAACGGTATTCTTGCCGGACTGGTAGGCATCACCGCTGGCGCTGACGTAATCAACCCGGGCCCAGCACTCATCGTCGGTTTTGTAGCCGGTATCCTGGTAGTAATGTCTGCAGTAATACTTGACAAAATGCACTTGGATGATGTAGTAGGTGCCGTTTCGGTTCACCTTACCTGCGGTATCTGGGGAACCCTTGCCGTAGGCATCTTCTCCACCAACCCTGATCACAGCTTTTTGACACAGCTCACCGGCGTGGCCATCTGTGGCATCACCGCCTTCATCTGTGCCTTCGTCATCTTCTATGTACTGAAAGTAACCGTTGGTATCCGCGTGTCCGAAGAACATGAAAAAACCGGCCTGGATTCCCACGAGCACGGCATCAGAGGCTACACGATCGTGTACGACGAATAGAAAAAACAACCAACCACAACCACTATACAACCATTTACCCTGCCCATTCGCTTTCCGCCAATCAACCGCTTGGGCAGGGTATCTTATCCCTAATCCTAACAAATAACAGATAATTTAATTTCAAGTAAAATGAAAAAACTTCAACTACTAATTGTATTGTTATGTCTAGGTTCTCTTTCCACAGTGATGGCACAGGACCTATCCAAAGTCAGCATCTCAGGATCCGTAGATGCTTATTATAGAGCCAATTTCAATGCTCCTAACAAAGAATTGCCTGACGGTTCTTTCGTGGCACCAGCCACTTCATTTGCCAATAGACCAGGTTTTGCACTGGGCATGGCGAATATCATCACCGCTTACGAAGGCGAAAAAATAGGTTTCGTAGCCGATTTGGTCTTTGGTCCACGGGGTACAGACGCGGTCTTCAACTCTACCGGCAGCTCCAATATCGTCAACCAACTGTACATGTACTGGAATGTCAGTGATGCGGTCACCTTTACTTTCGGTAACTTCAATACCTTCCTTGGCTATGAGGTGATTTCTCCTGCTGCCAACTTCAACTATTCCACTTCATACATGTTCTCCTACGGTCCTTTCTCCCACACTGGACTGAAAGCAGATATCGCCCTGAGCGATAACTGGTCACTGATGGCTGCTGTAATGAACCCTACTGACTATACAGAATTCAACTGGGCAGGCACTTACACTGGTGGTTTACAACTTGGATACGAAAATGACAATGGAGGCGCTTGGTTAAACTTCCTTTATGGCGACCAAGATGGTAAATTGGACGAAGATTACCCCCTTACCATGGGCCAAGCATCAGGCGGAAGTACTTTCCAAGTCGACCTGACCACAGGTTTTGATGTATCCGAAATGGTTTATCTTGGTCTAAACGCCACTTACAACACTACTGCTGCCGGAGAAAGCTTCAATGGAACCGACATCGTAGATGAAGATGGTGATGGCTATGGCTTCTATGGTGTAGCCGGTTATGTACAGGCTTCCACTTCCGATAGATTCTCCCTAGGACTTCGTGGTGAATATTTTAATGTATTTAACAACGGCTTGGATGGTGTAGTAGGACTTGACACCGATGGTGACGGAAGCGTGTTTGCAGTAACCCTGTCAGGAAACTATAAAGTAGTAGAAAACTTTACCCTTATTCCAGAAGTAAGACTGGACTCCATGTCAGAAGAAGATTACTTTGTAAACAATGAACTTGCAGGTTCTAAAAGTTTGTCTTCATTCATGCTGGCAGCCGTATTCTCTTTCTAATTTTTTTCTGACAAACTGAAATTTTTAAATAAAAACCACGCGCTTTGCAAAAAGCCGTGGTTTTTTCTGTTTTATGCAAAAGGCAGTTTTTTAGGTTTACATTAATACCAAGAACCATCAAAAACCCACTAATTCTTAGCAGACAGATCACCTAAATACCCAACATACATAAACATATAAACCATATACCAGCATATAATTTTACATTAAAGGAAAATACTTTTATAAAAACCTGATTTTACTGAAACCTTTTTTCTTGAAATCCGATAAGTACAGTATAAGGAAATTAAGAACAAAACATAAATTATACGACGATGGTTAAATTAGCTGTTATGGTTGCTGCCGGTTTCTTTGGATTTGAATCGATTGAAGCGTTTGGGCAGGATAAAGAACGAAAAGAACTCAAAGGCCCAAAAGCAAAAAACTACAAGCCTTGGAAAGATCAAGCCAGAAAAGGCACGCTTGTAGTGGACATCAATGGTGAACTGACCAAAGGCCCCAAGGCAAAAAACCAAAAGTTATGGGAAAGGGATACGGAGAAAGTAGAGCTCAATACCGACCTCCAGCCGATCTCCAGACCTAAAGGACCAAAAGCAAAAAATCAAAAGCCCTGGGAGAATAATTAAGGGCAAATAGTTTTTCAGAAATTAAAAGGCTACCGATCTGGTAGCCTTTCTTATTTTAGGCACTTTATGGATTATAGGCAATTCACCATGGGCTTCACCCATGGCCACACATATATCGCCCCTCTGGCAGGGAAATCGCTTTTAAACCCTTTTTATGCATTAGGAATCGTAATGAGAGCTGAAACTACAAGAAAATCAGGCTGTTTGGAGATTGAATCATCCGCCGCGGCGGATGGTGAGATCGAAAACAGCAGCGAAGCGATTGATTTTGTCCGCCGCGGCGGATCAGCTCGTAATAGATAGGCTAATGCATAAAGCGGGCAGTGTCGTTTAGGTAAGAAGATTTTCCAATACGGATCGTTCATTGAGAAAATTATGGTTTTAATCCATCGTCTTTTTTTACATGTATAAAATGGATCCGCCTTGCAGCTATTGGGCGTTAAGAAATTAAAAAGCGGGTAGGCAAGAAGACAGGCTTGTTTGACGAAATACTAGCCAAAAAGAATATTGGCAGCTAGAAAAGGAGGAGTTTGCCTGCATGAGGGGAGGTTTTAATTTTAGGCCAATAGCTGCACACCTGTGCGCCGTGGCGTAGCGGCGGGGTTTTTTGGTTACTTTTTTGACCTGAAGCAAAAAAGTAACAAAGGTAATGAGGTGAAGACCATCTTGGAATTTAGCAGAAAAACAATAGAACCAATATTTCCAAATTCACACTAATTAAACGACATTGATAATGCGGGTTAAACTATTAACCTGAGCTCGACTTAATTTTAGTATAAAAAGCGTCATCGCAAACCCTTTTAAGGAGGATGTGGGTTGGAAAAGGGTGTGGCAATCCCGAATTACTGAGACTGCCACGGCTTCCACCCCTCATATCTCCCTCTAAGCCTGGCAGTGACGATTTTATAATCGAACTGAGGTTATTAGTAAAGAGATGTAAGCCTGAGCGGAGTCGAAGGCTATACGTTGGACCTCGACTCCGCTCGGTCTGACGCTTTTTGCCAGAATTAAATAACTTCATGGGGTAAAAGCGATTTCCTTGGCCCCTCTGGGGCTAGCGTTAGAGTGTAATCTTTCAATGCAGGCCCAACATGCACTTGGTGCCTTTGGGATTTTGTGGCATTTTGAGGTGGTATTTGATGTTATGAAACCAAAGAAGCGGGCTGGAAAAGACGCAGGTTTGCCTATCCAACTACTAGACAGACATGACGTGAATCAGCCAAAAAGCTGGTTTGCTGCTCAAATGGTTAAACTGACTACCTTTAGGGCTACTAAGCTTTTATTATCCACTAAACGTATTTCCAAGGTGTTGGTCCTGTGCCTTTACCTTTTCAAAATCCAAATATTGCTCCCAGAATGCTTCTTCAGGAAGTGCAGCTCTCAGATAGAGTTTCTCTTTCTTTACAGGATGGACGAAAATCAAGTGAAATGCATGTAAGTTGATACTTGCATCTGGATTGGGCTTGGAGAAACCATAACGCAGATCGCCACGGATAGGACAGCCCATCGCTGCCAACTGCACCCTGATCTGGTGTGGACGACCGGTCTTGGGGCGCACCTCCACCAACCAGTGGTCATTCAACTTGCCAAGTCGCTTGTAATCCAGCTCGGCACGTTTGGAACCCTCCGCTTCTTTATCATAAGCAGTGGTCACATTTCGGTTTTCATCTTTTTTAAGGTAATGGGTCAGCTTACCGATTTCCTCTTTCGGACGCTTTTTCACAATGGCCCAATACACCTTGTGAACCTCCCGTTTTTTAAAAAGCACCATCATTCGCTCCAGTGCCTTGGACGTACGGGCAAAAACCACCAACCCGCTGACTGGCCGGTCTATTCGGTGGACTGGATGTAGAAACACTGCCCCAGGCTTGTCGTATTTTTTGGCAACATACTCCTTACAGTAATCTGTCAACGTTTTATCCCCTGTATGGTCACCTTGGACGAGGACTCCGGCATGTTTATTTACCACCAAAAGGTGATTATCTTCATATACTACTGTGAACGGTTGCTTTGCCATATGTTGAGAAGTTAGATTTTAGATTTGAGATGCCAGACGACTTCCGGGTTATTTTATCAGCAATTCCAGTGACAAACCGGCTTTTTTTAGAATTCTGATGTAAAGTGGAATTCGATATCAGGATAATTGTCCTGGACCATCTGAAGCCAAGCCCTGGACTCTGCCATAAACACCAGTTTACCATCTTTATCATAAGCAATGTGCCGGTTCTTTGACCGCACAAACTCATCCAGCTGCTTCTTGTCCTTGCTACTGATCCAGCATGCCTTATAAAGGTTCATGGGAGCAAATTCTACCGTGGCATTATATTCATTCTTTAACCGGAATTGGATCACTTCAAACTGAAGTTGTCCCACAGTCCCGATAACCTTGCGCGATCCCATATCAAAGGTAAACAGCTGGGCTACTCCCTCTTCCATTAATTGCTTCAGACCCTTTTCGAGCTGCTTGGTTTTCATCGCATCCTTATTGATCACCTCCCTAAAAATCTCAGGTGAAAAACTAGGGATGCCCCTAAAGGTCAAGCGCTCCCCATCGGAAAGTGAATCACCGATCTTCAGGTTGCCGGTATCATATAAGCCCACGATATCACCGGGAAAGGCCTCTTCGATAATTTCCTTATCCTGCGCCATAAAAGAAGTCACATTGGAAAACCGGAGTGGCTTCGGTGCCCGCATGCTCTTGTAGGGTTTGTTTCGTTCAAATTTCCCTGAACAGATCCTCAAAAACGCAATCCTGTTACGGTGGTTAGGATCCATGTTTGCGTGGATTTTAAAGACAAAACCACTGAACTTATCCTCATCTGGACTCACCTCACGCTCGTCGGCATGTCGGCTCTTAGGCGAGGGAGCGATGTCAATAAAAGTATCCAACATCTCCTGAACACCAAAATTATTTACCGCCGAACCAAAGAACACCGGAGCAATCTCCCCATTCAGGTAAGCATTTTTATCAAATTCAGGATAGACACCTTCTATTAATTCCACATCTTCCCGAAGCTGGCTGGCATTATTATCGCCCACCAAGTCTTCCAACTTCGCATCCGACAGGTCTTCAATAGCCATGATATCGTCAGAAAGCTTACGCTGGGAAGGACGGAAAAGGTTAAGTGATCTATTGTAAAGGTTATAGACTCCTTTAAACGTTTTCCCCATGGAGATCGGCCATGAGAGTGGCCTTACCTTGATATTGAGCTTATCCTCCACTTCATCCAAAAGATCATAGGGATCACGGCCTTCACGGTCGAGTTTGTTGATAAAACAGATCACCGGTGTCTTCCGCATCCGACAGACCTCCATCAGCTTTTCGGTTTGGATCTCCACGCCCTTGACACAGTCGATCACCATGATCACACTGTCCACGGCAGTCAACGTACGGTAAGTATCTTCTGCAAAGTCTTGGTGCCCAGGTGTATCGAGCAGATTGATTTTGGTGCCTTTGTATTCAAATCCCATCACGGAGGTGGCTACCGAGATACCCCGTTGTTTCTCGATTTCCATCCAGTCGGATTTGGCATGGGTATCGATCTTATTGGATTTTACTGCCCCAGCGGTTTTGATCGCACCACCAAAAAGCAACAGCTTTTCTGTCAACGTCGTCTTTCCTGCATCAGGGTGGGAAATGATTCCAAATGTTTTTCTTCTCTGAATCTCCTTGGTCAAACTCATCTTTCTTCTGGCTCCTTTATTAGCAAGACGCAAAGGTAGTCGATTATATCGAAAGATGATAATTTAGCGAGCACTCCTCACATTATCCTTTGCGGTCCTTTAGCAACGGCCAATCAGTCTAAAAATGGGTCACGATCCACTTTAAACTCCGAAGAGCTCTCATTAGCTCCCCGAAGGACTATCCTAAAGGTCGTCCCTTTTCCTGGCTCAGATTGATGAACAAAAATTCTTCCACGGTGATAACCTTCTATAATCCGCTTGGCAAGTGTCAGCCCCAGCCCCCAGCCACGTTGCCGGGTGGTAAAACCTGGATTAAAAACTCGCTTAAACATGCTCTTGTCCATACCTTTTCCGGTATCGGTTATATCCACATGGACAAATTGCTCGCTTTCCTTAACAATATTAATATTGATCTGACCCTGACCCTTCATCGCGTCCACGGCATTTTTGCAGATATTTTCCACCACCCACTCAAAAAGCGATCGGTTCATCATCGCGTCCACATCCTCAGCATCACTGCTTAGGTCAATGCTCACTTTGCTGGAAACCCTTGGCCTCAGGTAACTCACTGCCTCCTCGATGACGGAATAGACATTTTCCTGTTTGATTACCGGAGCACTGCCGATATTGCTAAACCGCTCTGTAACCATCCGCAGCTTTGACACATCTTTGTCCAGCTCCACGATGACTTCCTTGTTTTCGTCCCAGACCGGAGAATTTTTCAAATAATCGATCCAAGCCATCAGGGAAGCTATTGGCGTACCTAACTGATGGGCAGTCTCCTTGGTAAGCCCTGCCCATACTCGATTTTGCTCCGCGATCTTTGACTGGTTAAACACCGCAAATGCCAACACACCAAATACCAAAATCACCGAAAGCTGCACATAGGGATAATACTTTAGCCGTGTCAGCAATTCTGAATTTGTATAATACAGGTACTGGTTGTCCAATATCTGAATAGGCTCATAGTCCATCTTCATCCGCAGCACCTCTGACCGGAGCTTCTCCTCGATATCAGCTTCTGTAGCATTCTTCTTGAAGGTAATATTTCTGTACTGCTCAGAGGGATTGCCAAAAGCATCTGCCACGATCACCGGGATGTTATGGTTCTCCTGAATAATGCCTTGGTGGATAAAAGTAAGGTTATCGGAATTGTTTGCCACATACTCCATGGCATTGGCATAGAGTGTAATCTGCTTTTTTTCCCGCTCCTTAAGCTCACTGACCAAGGTATTGGTATAATAGATCGAACCAATACTAATGATCAAAGAGGCAATAAAGATAATCCATTTAACCTTGCCCCTATTTTGATATAAATCCAGCGTGGCCAGATCTTGAAATTTATTCCTCATTAATTTATGTCACTGTTCCAATTAGTGGTAGTCTCTCCTACTATAACTGTCTAGGCTACATAGATATTATCTATTGCGAATAGTAATTATCAGTTTGACTGCCTTCCAAGATACCCGTAAATTCGAATAATTATTCAAATAAACAAAACATCTATACAATGGCAACTAACGAAATTGGATTAAAAGTAAAAGATAGCAAAGTCCTATCCGCCAAACTCAATAAACTGCTGGCAAACTACGAAATCTATTACCAAAACCTCAGGAACTTTCACTGGAATGTCTCCGGCCCTAACTTCTTTGAGCTTCACGCCAAATTCGAAGAATTGTACAATGCAGCAAATGAAGCCATAGACGAAACGGCCGAAAGGATCCTGACCTTGGGCGAAAGACCTTTGAGTTCATTCGCAGAATATATCGAAGAAGCGGCCATCAAGGAGGCCAAAAATGTAGCAGATCCTAAAAGCATGGTGGAAAATGTCAGGGACAACCTCAACACACTCCTAAGCCTAGAAAGGGAAACATTAGAAATCGCCAGTTCACAAGGAGATGAAGGCACCGTCACCCTGATGAGTGACTACATCACATCAAAGGAAAAAGTGGTTTGGATGCTTTCTGCTTATCTCAAATAAAAAAACAGAGGCTGCCGAATAATCGACAGCCTCTGTTTGTATTTAACCCGGATTATGCGTTGGGAATCGTAGTGAGAGCTGAAAGTGCAAGAAAATCAGTTAGTTTGGAGGCATTAGCGTAGCATCGCTACGGTTATGCCGAAAACTAAAGTGAAACGACTGATTTTGAAGCAGTTTCAGGTCGCAACAGATAGGCTAATGCATATTCCGGGTTTAATGTTTGAAATTTCGGCCTACTTGTCTGGACACAGCATATACTTTAGTTGTTTTGTCTGATCCACTTCCAGAGCATTTTGTAATTTACTTTGGTGCCATGAACCAAAATGCCAATACGGTAGATCTTTGCGGCAACCCAAGTGGTAAACAAGAACCCTATTATGAGCAGCACCATGGACACTGCCAAATCAAATAATGGAATCCCAAAACTCGCACGCCCCACCATCGAAATCGGCGAGGTAAATGGAATCACGGACAACCAAAAGCTCACATTGCTTTCTGGATCGTCAAGCACAAATATAAACAAACCAAAGTAACTCGCTATCAACGGGATGGTCACTGGAAACATAAACTGCTGGGCATCTCCAGGTGAATCTACTGCAGCACCAATAGCCGCAAAAAAAGCCCCGTACAGCAAATACCCCCCAAGAAAATAAAACAGAAATGTAAGCACCAACTCCACAAAGTCAATCCCTTGTATCACCTGAAACACTTGCATCATCTCACTGGATTGCATCATCGTCTGGGCAGCTTCGGGATTTGCCATTTCCAGCGCCTGCTGCTGAGGCATTTGCATACCAAAATAACCCATCACCACTGCAGATACTGTAGAAATAAGCACTATCCATATCAGAAATTGGGTCAGTCCCACGGCTCCTATACCGATGATCTTGCCCAGCATTAGCTGAAAAGGCTTTATGGATGAGACAAGTATTTCGATAATCCTACTGGATTTTTCTTCGATGACCCCCTGCATGATTTGGGTTCCATAAACAAAAATGAACGTATAAATCAAAATCCCCAGAAAAAAACCCAAACCGTAATTCACCCCTGCATTGGCCACTTTTTCATTGCCTCCTTCCTCTAAGGTAATGGACCTGATGGAAACCGGAGTTTTGATGTTTCTGATTACTTTTGGATCGATCCCAAGTTCATATAGCCTTATTTCTCCTATCCGATTGCTCAGCCTCTCCTCCAAGTCCCCCACCAAACCGACACTTGGCGTCTTTTTGGAATAGAAACGAATACCTTCAGGTGAATCCACCTCTACCTTTGGGATATACAAAAAACCGAAGCGATCACCATTTTGGACAAGCTGCTTGGCTTCTTCTTGTGGTAGAGAGGAATAGGAAAAAGCATATTCTCCATTGCTTTCTATAAAAAACCGGTCGCTTTCATCAACCACCTCTATGATCTTCAAAGCGTCTCCTCCTTCATCACTCAGCGAAATCCACAAAAACACGCCCAGTATCGCCGGGAAAATCAGTGGAGTTATTAGCGTAGCAAGTAAAAACGATTTCTTTCTGACCCTGGCCAGGTACTCCCGCTTGATCACCAAAAAAACCTTGCTCATTGTTCGTTATCTTTTACTTTTTGAATAAAAATTTCCTCAATCGTAGGAAGCCGTTCCTCGAAACCCACCACTTCTCCATACCCCATCATCTCCCGCAAGAGGTCATTTGGTGAGTCACTATCCAGCTTCACCTCAAAAGACGTTATTCCATACGCTAATTTACGGTTAAAGCACCTCTCCGGAAGAATGATGTCACTTCCCTGAAATTTCACCTTAAACACATTGGATCGGGATTGCTCTTTTATCTGCGAAAGGGGGCCGTCCAGTACTTTATGGGATTTATTGATCATGGCAATATGGTCACATAACAGCTCCACAGACTCCATCCGGTGTGTGCTCAGCATCACAGTGGTGCCCTTTTCCTTCAGAGCCAACATCTCGTTTTTGATGACTTCCGCATTGACCGGGTCAAAACCCGAAAAAGGCTCATCCAGAATCAAAATCTCCGGATCGTGGATCACCGTGGCGATGAACTGCACTTTTTGGGCCATGCCCTTTGACAGGTCTTCTATCTTCTTTTCCGACCATGCTTGAATGTCCAGTTTCTTCAGCCAACCACTCACCTTTGTCTTTGCATCATACCCACTCAGCCCCTTTAACCGGGCAAAGTAAATCAGCTGGTCACCCACTTTCATTCTTTTGTAAAGACCGCGCTCTTCCGGGAGGTATCCGATACTCTTGATATGCTTGGGACTTAACGGCTCCCCTTTGAGGTAAACTGCGCCACTATCACCGTCAATAATTTGATTGATGATCCGGATCAAGGTCGTTTTTCCAGCACCGTTGGGCCCGAGCAGGCCAAAAACGCCTCCTTCAGGCACAGCCAAATCCACGTCAGTAAGAGCTGGCTGTTCGCCGTAGCGTTTATTTAATCCATCTATTTTAAGAATATCCAAGAATTACGTGATTTAAACCCATGAAATTAACAACAACAAAAATAAGGGCTAATCCCTAATCACCAAGGTATTCTGCTACTTTAAGACCAAAGAGCCAACAGACACATCAATTTCAAAAGTAATCAGGTTTTTAGCATCTTCTTGGTAGCCCTTGCTGGCATACACTTTATCACTGAGCTCTTTAAGGTAGCTGGGGAGTTTCTTTCGGCACATGGCCGTAGAGTTTATTTTCACCAAATAAGGGTATTGAGGCGCCGGGAGTAAAATATAGACAGCCCCAGCACCTACTGTAGTCTTGATATGGCAAGGTTTTTCGCCCTCAAAATGATCTTCAAAATCCAGGTTTACCTTCCCATAGTTCACTTCGAAAATCATATTGCTTGCATTGGCTTGGGTGACATTCACACCGTCAACGGTGCCCATGTTTACCTTTACCATCATTGTGTCCATTTCGGTCAGGTTTGCCCCTTTCTTCCTGTAATTAAGGACCACGTCTGCCGTCGCCGTGGTGATTTTGCACCGCTTGACCTTTAGATTGCTCAGGTCCACATTCGCCTGGCCGATGCCAAAGTGCAGATCAAGCAAGTATGCATACTTATCGCAAAGCCCCACTTCCCAAGTATGGTCAAAATCCCCTTCACTCGTAGCAAAAAGTTTTGAAGAGAGGCTTTTACCAAAGCTCTCCTGCTCCACATCTGAATGGTTAAGGTCTGCTGTCAGTACACGATCCTTTATACTGTATGCAAAATCAGGGAGGATATTTACCTTAGAAAGGTGAGAATGGATCATAATGGGGTCATTTATGTACATCTTATCGATGTCCGAAACCCCTTTGTATGACGAAAAATTTAGTTGTACTACATCAAACCCTTCATTTTCCTCTACCACAAACTCTTTTACAATTTGGGCCATTGCT
It encodes:
- a CDS encoding ABC transporter permease, with product MSKVFLVIKREYLARVRKKSFLLATLITPLIFPAILGVFLWISLSDEGGDALKIIEVVDESDRFFIESNGEYAFSYSSLPQEEAKQLVQNGDRFGFLYIPKVEVDSPEGIRFYSKKTPSVGLVGDLEERLSNRIGEIRLYELGIDPKVIRNIKTPVSIRSITLEEGGNEKVANAGVNYGLGFFLGILIYTFIFVYGTQIMQGVIEEKSSRIIEILVSSIKPFQLMLGKIIGIGAVGLTQFLIWIVLISTVSAVVMGYFGMQMPQQQALEMANPEAAQTMMQSSEMMQVFQVIQGIDFVELVLTFLFYFLGGYLLYGAFFAAIGAAVDSPGDAQQFMFPVTIPLIASYFGLFIFVLDDPESNVSFWLSVIPFTSPISMVGRASFGIPLFDLAVSMVLLIIGFLFTTWVAAKIYRIGILVHGTKVNYKMLWKWIRQNN
- a CDS encoding ABC transporter ATP-binding protein codes for the protein MDILKIDGLNKRYGEQPALTDVDLAVPEGGVFGLLGPNGAGKTTLIRIINQIIDGDSGAVYLKGEPLSPKHIKSIGYLPEERGLYKRMKVGDQLIYFARLKGLSGYDAKTKVSGWLKKLDIQAWSEKKIEDLSKGMAQKVQFIATVIHDPEILILDEPFSGFDPVNAEVIKNEMLALKEKGTTVMLSTHRMESVELLCDHIAMINKSHKVLDGPLSQIKEQSRSNVFKVKFQGSDIILPERCFNRKLAYGITSFEVKLDSDSPNDLLREMMGYGEVVGFEERLPTIEEIFIQKVKDNEQ
- a CDS encoding Dps family protein, encoding MATNEIGLKVKDSKVLSAKLNKLLANYEIYYQNLRNFHWNVSGPNFFELHAKFEELYNAANEAIDETAERILTLGERPLSSFAEYIEEAAIKEAKNVADPKSMVENVRDNLNTLLSLERETLEIASSQGDEGTVTLMSDYITSKEKVVWMLSAYLK